A stretch of Bradyrhizobium diazoefficiens DNA encodes these proteins:
- the pgsA gene encoding CDP-diacylglycerol--glycerol-3-phosphate 3-phosphatidyltransferase: MNIATTRGTTSRAMSLPNILTYGRIAAIPVVIGCIYAQSIMDYPLWLRWVAVAIFIGAAVTDYLDGYYARIWNQQSAFGRMLDPIADKLLVASCLLMLAADGIIHGWSLWAAIVILCREILVSGLREYLAALRVSVPVTKLAKWKTTVQLVAIGFLLAGPAGDEVIPMVSLIGLVLLWASAILTMYTGYDYFRAGIHHLIKEDEG, encoded by the coding sequence ATGAACATCGCCACGACACGAGGGACGACCAGCCGCGCGATGTCCCTCCCGAACATCCTGACCTATGGCCGGATCGCCGCGATCCCGGTCGTGATCGGATGCATCTATGCGCAGTCGATCATGGACTATCCCCTGTGGCTGCGCTGGGTCGCGGTCGCCATCTTCATCGGGGCCGCGGTGACGGACTATCTCGACGGCTACTACGCGCGGATCTGGAATCAGCAATCGGCGTTCGGCCGGATGCTCGACCCGATCGCCGACAAGCTGCTGGTCGCCTCCTGCCTGTTGATGCTGGCCGCCGACGGTATCATCCATGGCTGGTCGCTGTGGGCCGCCATCGTGATCCTCTGCCGTGAGATCCTGGTCTCGGGCCTGCGCGAATACCTCGCTGCGCTGCGTGTCAGCGTGCCCGTGACCAAGCTCGCCAAGTGGAAGACCACCGTCCAGCTCGTTGCCATCGGCTTTCTGCTCGCCGGTCCGGCCGGAGACGAGGTCATTCCCATGGTCTCGCTGATCGGCCTCGTCCTGCTGTGGGCCTCGGCGATCCTGACGATGTACACCGGCTACGATTATTTCCGCGCCGGCATCCATCACCTCATCAAGGAGGACGAGGGATGA
- the moaD gene encoding molybdopterin converting factor subunit 1 gives MKVKYFAWVRERVGKAEETIEPPATVRTVEELIAWLSGQSEAYAYAFEKPKVIRTAIDHAHVKADAAIAGAREIAFFPPMTGG, from the coding sequence ATGAAGGTGAAGTATTTCGCCTGGGTGCGCGAACGCGTCGGCAAGGCTGAAGAGACCATCGAGCCGCCCGCGACCGTGCGCACCGTCGAAGAGCTGATCGCCTGGCTGTCCGGTCAAAGCGAGGCTTATGCCTATGCCTTCGAGAAGCCGAAAGTGATCCGCACCGCGATTGATCACGCCCACGTCAAGGCCGACGCCGCGATCGCGGGCGCCCGCGAGATCGCGTTTTTCCCGCCGATGACCGGCGGCTAG
- a CDS encoding molybdenum cofactor biosynthesis protein MoaE has translation MTSPVTTSPVISCPVTVRIQEDDFDIAREIALLTKRRTDIGAVVSFSGICRADEDSSKIAALTLEHYPGMAEEEITRHADEATSRWPLNGVTVIHRVGRFMPGQNIVLVLTASQHRRAAFEAAEFLMDYLKTSAPFWKKEESATGTSWVEAHARDDQAAARWTRS, from the coding sequence ATGACCTCCCCTGTGACCACTTCCCCAGTCATTTCCTGCCCCGTCACCGTCCGCATCCAGGAGGACGATTTCGACATTGCGCGCGAGATCGCACTGCTGACCAAGCGCCGCACCGACATCGGCGCCGTCGTCAGCTTCTCCGGCATCTGCCGCGCCGACGAGGATAGTTCGAAGATCGCCGCGCTCACGCTCGAGCACTATCCAGGCATGGCGGAGGAAGAGATCACACGCCATGCCGACGAAGCTACATCGCGCTGGCCGCTGAACGGCGTCACGGTCATCCATCGCGTCGGACGGTTCATGCCCGGCCAGAACATCGTGCTGGTGCTCACCGCCTCGCAACACCGCCGGGCGGCGTTCGAGGCGGCCGAGTTCCTGATGGACTATCTCAAGACCAGCGCCCCGTTCTGGAAGAAAGAAGAGAGCGCCACCGGCACCAGCTGGGTCGAGGCCCACGCCCGTGACGACCAGGCCGCCGCGCGCTGGACCCGATCCTGA
- the prmB gene encoding 50S ribosomal protein L3 N(5)-glutamine methyltransferase, with product MARAVRKTTRGRAAPKLAKVGRGELLTLIDFVRYAVSRFVEAKLAFAHGTTDPVAEAVFLVCEALHLHPDQFEVFGHARVTAAEGKTLLDLVHKRVTMRKPTAYLVNKIYMRGLPFYVDERVIVPRSFIGELLESHFGGDGEVGSLIDDPTAVARVLDLCTGSGCLAILAAYHFPNAVVDAVDVSKGALEVAARNVGEHRLDERITLHRGDLFTPLGDNKYDLIITNPPYVDAEGMAALPPECRAEPRLAFAGGADGLDLVRRILRDAPDHLTPDGGLLCEIGRGRELVDESFPELPLLWLDTEDSEGEVFWIAAADLG from the coding sequence ATGGCGAGAGCTGTGAGAAAGACCACGCGCGGCCGCGCCGCGCCAAAACTCGCGAAGGTCGGCCGCGGCGAGCTGCTTACACTGATCGATTTCGTCCGCTATGCGGTCAGCCGCTTCGTCGAGGCGAAACTCGCCTTCGCCCACGGCACGACCGATCCGGTCGCCGAAGCCGTCTTCCTGGTCTGCGAGGCCCTGCACCTGCATCCCGACCAGTTCGAGGTTTTTGGGCATGCCCGCGTCACCGCCGCAGAAGGCAAGACCCTGCTCGACCTCGTCCATAAACGCGTGACGATGCGCAAACCGACGGCCTATCTCGTCAACAAGATCTACATGCGCGGCCTGCCCTTCTATGTCGACGAGCGCGTCATCGTTCCGCGCTCCTTCATCGGCGAGCTCCTGGAGTCGCATTTCGGCGGCGACGGCGAAGTCGGGTCTCTGATCGACGATCCCACCGCCGTGGCGCGCGTGCTCGATCTCTGCACCGGATCAGGATGCCTTGCCATTCTCGCGGCATATCATTTCCCGAATGCCGTGGTCGATGCGGTCGACGTCTCCAAGGGCGCGCTCGAAGTCGCCGCGCGCAATGTCGGGGAGCATCGGCTGGATGAGCGAATCACGCTCCATCGGGGCGATTTGTTCACTCCGCTCGGCGACAACAAATACGATCTGATCATCACCAACCCGCCCTACGTCGATGCCGAAGGCATGGCGGCATTGCCGCCGGAATGCCGGGCCGAGCCCAGGCTCGCTTTCGCCGGCGGCGCCGACGGTCTCGATCTGGTCCGTCGCATCCTGCGCGATGCGCCCGACCATCTTACGCCGGACGGCGGCCTCCTCTGCGAGATCGGCCGCGGCCGCGAGCTCGTCGACGAGTCCTTTCCGGAACTGCCCCTGCTCTGGCTGGACACGGAAGACTCCGAGGGCGAGGTGTTCTGGATCGCGGCCGCCGATCTCGGCTGA
- a CDS encoding phage holin family protein: MLAPSGELLRAGMALKLNHLKRAAQSYLRDRTNQATGRATSYAVAAGLFAVAGLFLIAAFFVGLIALYRWVAIAYGQFWGFGTVAAVLLVLAAACAGVAMAQMNRRTKPIVPLASRMRVAIGTPRIPRGTVKQAVKEVATTIPLVPLAPGERGHGSKFPPIRANRPVQLGLILAAIGLLGFTAARRRRRGPGLGA; this comes from the coding sequence ATGCTCGCGCCATCGGGCGAATTGCTGCGCGCCGGCATGGCGCTGAAACTCAACCATCTCAAGCGTGCCGCCCAGTCTTATCTGCGTGACCGCACCAACCAGGCCACCGGACGCGCGACATCCTATGCGGTCGCGGCGGGACTGTTCGCAGTGGCCGGGCTGTTCCTGATTGCGGCCTTCTTTGTCGGCCTGATCGCCCTGTATCGCTGGGTTGCCATCGCCTACGGGCAATTCTGGGGTTTTGGCACGGTCGCGGCCGTGCTGCTCGTGCTCGCCGCAGCTTGCGCCGGCGTGGCCATGGCGCAAATGAACCGTCGGACCAAGCCGATTGTGCCGCTCGCGAGCCGCATGCGCGTCGCGATCGGCACGCCGCGGATTCCGCGTGGGACGGTCAAGCAGGCGGTCAAGGAGGTCGCGACGACAATTCCCCTGGTGCCGCTCGCGCCAGGCGAACGCGGTCATGGCAGCAAATTTCCGCCGATCCGGGCCAACCGCCCCGTACAGCTTGGCCTGATCCTCGCCGCAATTGGATTGCTGGGCTTCACGGCCGCGCGCCGGCGACGCCGCGGTCCAGGACTAGGCGCCTGA
- a CDS encoding YihY/virulence factor BrkB family protein produces the protein MRARHSEQLDSWLLVAATAVFVLSAERYFQQSGLIWPRPPQDHRNHEAHSPETNPASAGAQPGHGRRSKSPFKIPWAGWKDIFWRTYQRIGDDRLLATAGGVVFFGLLAIFPAVTALVSSYGLFADPSTISANLQTLATMLPEGSFQIVQDQVARVVSKGNTALGATFLFGLVLAVWSANAGVKAIFDALNVAYEEREKRSFIKLNLISLSFTVGGIAALLLMVGAVVAFPLALDHLGLAPESKLIVALARWPLLFVILLAALAILYRFAPSRDAPRWQWLSIGAVTAALLWIAGSALLSWYLSAFANYSATYGSLGAAIGLMMWMWMSAIVVMFGAELNSEIERQTLRDTTTGRPKPLGSREAVSADTIGAAAPI, from the coding sequence ATGCGTGCGCGGCACAGCGAACAACTCGACTCCTGGCTGCTGGTCGCCGCCACGGCGGTTTTCGTCCTCAGCGCGGAACGCTACTTCCAGCAGTCGGGGCTGATCTGGCCGAGACCTCCCCAAGACCATCGCAATCATGAAGCGCATTCACCGGAAACGAATCCGGCAAGCGCGGGCGCGCAGCCCGGCCATGGCCGCCGCTCGAAGAGCCCGTTCAAAATCCCCTGGGCGGGCTGGAAGGATATCTTCTGGCGCACCTATCAACGCATTGGCGACGACCGCCTGCTCGCGACCGCGGGCGGCGTCGTCTTCTTCGGGCTACTTGCGATTTTTCCGGCCGTGACCGCGCTCGTCTCGTCTTACGGACTGTTCGCCGATCCCTCCACCATCAGCGCCAACCTGCAGACGCTGGCGACGATGCTGCCCGAGGGCTCGTTCCAGATTGTCCAGGACCAGGTCGCGCGCGTGGTATCGAAGGGCAATACCGCGCTCGGGGCCACCTTCCTGTTCGGCCTCGTGCTTGCGGTCTGGAGCGCCAACGCTGGGGTCAAAGCGATCTTCGACGCCCTCAACGTCGCCTATGAAGAGCGCGAGAAGCGCAGTTTCATCAAGCTGAACCTGATTTCCCTGAGCTTCACGGTTGGTGGCATCGCGGCGCTGCTGTTGATGGTGGGAGCCGTGGTCGCGTTCCCGCTCGCGCTCGATCATCTCGGCCTTGCGCCCGAGAGCAAGCTGATCGTTGCGCTCGCGCGCTGGCCGCTGCTATTCGTCATCCTGCTGGCGGCGCTCGCCATTCTCTACCGCTTCGCACCTAGTCGCGACGCGCCGCGCTGGCAATGGCTAAGCATCGGCGCCGTGACCGCCGCCCTGCTATGGATCGCCGGGTCCGCGCTGCTGTCCTGGTATCTGTCCGCATTCGCCAACTACAGCGCGACCTACGGCTCGCTCGGCGCGGCGATCGGCCTGATGATGTGGATGTGGATGTCCGCTATCGTAGTCATGTTCGGGGCTGAGCTGAACTCGGAAATCGAACGGCAAACCCTGCGCGACACGACGACCGGCCGGCCGAAGCCGCTCGGCAGCCGTGAAGCGGTCTCGGCCGACACGATCGGCGCTGCAGCGCCGATCTGA
- a CDS encoding EAL domain-containing protein, whose amino-acid sequence MIRISTIFIAICMVLVAASLGLVLYAVAGISGTESAIVALTALTFLILYNAVSMRLRDRSDVGGQIADLSRGTADLARQVAEFGRRLAAIEGRIASSNSTNSDRVQSVVGEINELGGLVRQLAATVSTHEDLLAGGVPAPASAPGAGLEPEAPVDLMAPFEEQPAAPPPLPSPAPPRPTPPAVRTHAANAVQAVVSRNQTQMLATLRNAIDENRIDIFLQPMVTLPQRKVRFYEAVTRLRDERDQLIAAEEFISIAEASGLIGRIDNMVMLRCVQVLRRLMVRNKDVGVFCNVAASTLGNSTTFAQCLDFLEANRALAPSLVLEFKQSTFRGLGPAETENLAALAQRGFRFSIDHVTDLRIEPRELADRGVRFIKVPASLLLDPKQASTSDIHPSDLSDLLGRFGIDLIAERIEGERAVVDLLDYDVRFGQGFLFAPPRPLRPEGASATGGAAPNQAQDIQGSNGSAPSSPGATTTAASPRVTGNAALARRI is encoded by the coding sequence ATGATTCGCATTTCGACGATCTTTATCGCCATCTGCATGGTTCTGGTCGCGGCCTCGCTCGGGCTCGTGCTCTACGCGGTCGCCGGCATCAGCGGAACCGAATCCGCGATCGTGGCGCTGACCGCGCTGACCTTCCTGATCCTCTACAATGCAGTGTCGATGCGGCTACGCGACCGCAGCGACGTCGGCGGCCAGATCGCCGACCTGTCGCGCGGCACCGCCGACCTCGCCCGCCAGGTGGCCGAGTTCGGCCGCCGGCTCGCCGCGATCGAGGGCCGCATCGCCTCGTCCAATTCGACCAATTCCGACCGTGTCCAGTCAGTGGTCGGCGAGATCAACGAGCTCGGCGGGCTGGTCAGGCAGCTCGCCGCCACGGTGTCGACGCATGAGGACCTGTTGGCCGGCGGCGTGCCGGCGCCGGCCTCCGCTCCGGGCGCCGGGCTGGAGCCGGAAGCGCCGGTCGACCTGATGGCGCCCTTCGAGGAGCAGCCGGCCGCGCCTCCCCCACTTCCCTCGCCAGCGCCGCCGCGGCCGACGCCTCCGGCAGTCCGGACCCATGCCGCCAACGCCGTTCAGGCCGTCGTCAGCCGCAATCAGACCCAAATGCTGGCGACGCTGCGCAACGCGATCGACGAGAACCGAATCGACATTTTCCTCCAGCCGATGGTGACGCTGCCGCAGCGCAAGGTCCGGTTCTACGAGGCGGTGACGCGCCTGCGCGACGAACGCGACCAGCTGATCGCGGCCGAGGAGTTCATCAGCATCGCCGAGGCTTCCGGGTTGATCGGACGCATCGACAACATGGTGATGCTGCGCTGTGTGCAGGTGCTGCGCCGGCTGATGGTGCGCAACAAGGATGTCGGCGTGTTCTGCAATGTCGCAGCCTCAACGCTCGGCAATTCCACCACATTCGCGCAATGTCTCGACTTCCTCGAGGCCAACCGGGCGCTGGCGCCGTCGCTGGTGCTGGAGTTCAAGCAGTCGACCTTCCGTGGCCTCGGCCCCGCCGAGACCGAAAATCTCGCAGCGCTCGCGCAGCGTGGCTTCCGTTTCTCGATCGACCACGTCACGGACCTCAGGATCGAGCCGCGCGAACTCGCCGACCGCGGCGTGCGCTTCATCAAGGTCCCTGCATCCCTCTTGCTCGACCCCAAGCAGGCGTCGACCTCGGACATCCACCCCTCCGACCTGTCCGACCTTCTCGGCCGCTTCGGCATCGATTTGATCGCGGAGCGGATCGAGGGCGAGCGCGCGGTGGTCGACCTGCTCGACTATGACGTGCGGTTCGGCCAGGGCTTTCTGTTCGCGCCGCCCCGGCCATTGCGGCCCGAAGGGGCATCTGCTACCGGCGGGGCCGCGCCGAACCAGGCGCAGGACATTCAGGGATCCAATGGCTCCGCACCATCCAGCCCAGGCGCGACCACTACTGCTGCGTCACCGCGGGTCACCGGCAACGCGGCGCTCGCGCGACGCATCTGA
- a CDS encoding TIGR01459 family HAD-type hydrolase — translation MTTLHFAESLRELVGGVDVVLSDIWGVVHNGLESFPEACEALHTYRSRGGTVILITNAPRPADSVQRQLRKLGVADETYDAIVSSGDLTRLYVAEHPGRKMFWLGPERDNSIYRGLDAKTAPLEQADYIVCTGLYDDETETAEDYRGMMLKARERKLTLVCANPDIVVERGDRLIYCAGAIAELYRELGGEVIFYGKPHRPIYERAMRLAGERQGHPIDRKKVLAIGDSVRTDLTGAREFGIDCLFVTRGIHAEEFEGLDQLDPKSVLELFGHPPKALMRELKW, via the coding sequence ATGACCACGCTGCATTTCGCCGAAAGCCTGCGCGAGCTCGTGGGCGGGGTCGACGTCGTGCTCAGCGACATCTGGGGCGTGGTCCACAACGGCCTGGAATCCTTCCCCGAGGCCTGCGAGGCGCTGCACACCTATCGCAGCCGCGGCGGTACGGTGATCCTGATCACCAACGCGCCGCGCCCGGCCGACTCCGTGCAGCGGCAATTGCGCAAGCTCGGCGTCGCCGACGAGACCTATGATGCAATCGTCTCCTCCGGCGATCTGACGCGACTCTACGTCGCCGAGCATCCCGGACGAAAAATGTTCTGGCTCGGCCCCGAGCGCGACAACTCGATCTATCGCGGCCTCGATGCGAAGACCGCGCCGCTGGAACAGGCCGACTACATCGTCTGCACCGGGCTCTATGACGACGAGACCGAGACTGCGGAAGACTATCGCGGCATGATGCTGAAGGCGCGCGAGCGCAAGCTGACGCTGGTCTGCGCCAACCCCGATATCGTGGTCGAGCGCGGCGACCGGCTGATCTATTGCGCCGGCGCGATTGCCGAGCTGTATCGCGAACTCGGCGGCGAGGTGATCTTCTACGGCAAGCCGCACCGGCCGATCTACGAGCGTGCGATGCGGCTCGCCGGCGAACGCCAGGGCCACCCAATCGACCGGAAAAAGGTGCTGGCGATCGGCGATTCCGTCCGCACCGACCTGACCGGCGCGCGCGAATTCGGCATCGACTGCCTGTTCGTCACCCGCGGCATTCATGCCGAGGAGTTCGAGGGCCTCGACCAGCTCGATCCCAAATCCGTGCTGGAATTGTTCGGCCATCCGCCGAAGGCGCTGATGCGCGAATTGAAGTGGTAA
- a CDS encoding response regulator: MAVDLSMPVLVVDDYSTMIRIIRNLLKQLGFDNIDDASDGSAALNKMRGKKYGLVISDWNMEPMTGYDLLREVRADPNLATTPFIMITAESKTENVIAAKKAGVNNYIVKPFNAATLKTKIEAVFPDMASA, from the coding sequence ATGGCGGTTGATTTGTCGATGCCGGTTCTAGTGGTGGATGATTACAGCACCATGATCCGTATCATCCGGAATCTGCTGAAGCAGCTTGGCTTCGATAATATCGACGACGCCAGCGACGGTTCGGCAGCGCTGAACAAGATGCGCGGCAAGAAGTACGGGCTCGTGATCTCCGATTGGAACATGGAGCCGATGACGGGCTACGATCTGCTGCGCGAAGTGCGCGCCGATCCCAACCTTGCCACCACGCCCTTCATCATGATCACGGCGGAATCCAAGACCGAGAACGTGATCGCGGCCAAGAAGGCCGGCGTGAACAACTACATCGTCAAGCCGTTCAACGCGGCGACGCTGAAGACCAAGATCGAGGCGGTCTTCCCGGACATGGCGAGCGCGTAA
- a CDS encoding bifunctional riboflavin kinase/FAD synthetase: MAPQFTVIRDTTPDSAILKGAVVAMGSFDGVHLGHRAVIAAALEMGRAHGRPALALTFEPHPRRFFSPNTPQFRLTDERAKLRLLAGTGLAGAVVMTFDKARAGTSAQDFIHHDLIERLGVSGIAVGYDFHFGKGRVGSPSLLANEAPRLGIEIDVQPHVDIDERPVSSSAIRIALAEGQLDQATTMLGAPWFITGEVIHGEKRGRDLGYPTANIRLDANCGLKHGIYAVRIGRGAERLDGVASFGRRPTFDNGAPLLEIFLFDFKGDLYGEALDCAFVGFIREELKFDSLEALIRQMDDDSTRARAILTAAPDAYPRLGEVD; encoded by the coding sequence ATGGCTCCGCAATTTACCGTTATCCGCGATACCACGCCGGATTCTGCGATCCTGAAGGGGGCAGTGGTCGCTATGGGCAGTTTCGACGGGGTTCATCTCGGCCACCGGGCGGTGATTGCCGCAGCCCTGGAAATGGGCCGGGCGCATGGCCGCCCTGCGCTGGCGCTGACCTTCGAGCCGCATCCGCGCCGGTTTTTCAGCCCCAACACCCCGCAATTCCGCCTGACGGACGAACGGGCCAAGCTGCGGCTTCTGGCCGGGACCGGCCTCGCCGGCGCCGTCGTCATGACCTTCGACAAGGCTAGAGCCGGCACCAGCGCGCAGGATTTCATTCACCATGACCTGATCGAGCGCCTCGGGGTCAGCGGGATCGCGGTCGGCTACGACTTCCATTTCGGCAAGGGCCGGGTCGGCTCACCGAGCCTGCTGGCGAATGAAGCACCTCGGCTCGGCATCGAGATCGACGTGCAGCCGCATGTTGATATCGACGAGCGCCCGGTTTCCTCCAGCGCCATCCGGATCGCACTCGCAGAGGGGCAGCTCGACCAGGCCACCACCATGTTGGGCGCGCCCTGGTTCATCACCGGCGAGGTCATCCATGGCGAGAAGCGCGGCCGCGACCTCGGCTATCCCACAGCCAATATCCGGCTCGATGCCAATTGCGGGCTGAAGCACGGCATCTATGCGGTGCGGATCGGCCGCGGCGCCGAACGCCTGGACGGGGTGGCAAGCTTCGGCCGCCGCCCGACATTCGACAATGGCGCGCCCCTGCTGGAAATCTTCCTGTTCGACTTCAAGGGCGACCTCTACGGGGAAGCGCTGGACTGCGCCTTCGTCGGCTTCATCCGCGAGGAGCTGAAATTCGACAGTCTGGAAGCCCTGATCCGCCAGATGGACGACGATTCCACCCGCGCCCGCGCCATACTGACCGCCGCCCCGGACGCGTATCCGCGGCTTGGTGAGGTCGATTAA